A section of the Gloeobacter violaceus PCC 7421 genome encodes:
- the apcA gene encoding allophycocyanin subunit alpha: protein MSVLTKAIVNADAEARYLSPGELDRIKSFVASGERRLRIAQTLTEARERIVKQAGDQLFQKRPDVVSPGGNAYGEKMTALCLRDLDYYLRLVTYGIVAGDVTPIEEIGIIGVKEMYNSLQTPIPAVAEGVRAMKNVATSLLSGDDAAEAGFYFDYLVGAMQ, encoded by the coding sequence ATGAGCGTTCTTACCAAAGCGATTGTCAACGCTGACGCCGAGGCCCGCTACCTCAGCCCCGGCGAACTGGATCGCATCAAGTCCTTTGTCGCTTCTGGTGAACGGCGCCTGCGTATCGCTCAAACGCTGACCGAGGCGCGCGAGCGCATCGTCAAGCAGGCTGGCGACCAGCTGTTCCAGAAGCGTCCCGACGTCGTCAGCCCCGGCGGCAACGCCTACGGCGAAAAGATGACCGCCCTGTGCCTGCGCGACCTTGACTACTACCTGCGACTGGTGACCTATGGGATCGTCGCCGGCGATGTCACCCCGATCGAAGAAATCGGCATCATCGGCGTCAAGGAGATGTACAACTCCCTGCAGACCCCCATCCCGGCCGTGGCTGAGGGTGTGCGCGCGATGAAGAACGTCGCGACCAGCCTGCTGTCGGGCGATGATGCCGCCGAAGCGGGCTTCTACTTCGACTATCTCGTCGGCGCAATGCAGTAA
- the apcB gene encoding allophycocyanin subunit beta, translated as MQDAITAVINNYDVQGKYLDGAALDKLKAYFTTGAVRVRAAAVISSNATTIIKEAAAKALIYSDLTRPGGNMYTTRRYAACIRDMDYFLRYATYAMLAGDPSILDERVLNGLKETYNSLGVPIAATVGGIQAMKEVVGGLVGPDAAKEASIYFDYLSSGLS; from the coding sequence ATGCAAGACGCTATCACCGCCGTCATCAACAACTACGACGTCCAGGGCAAGTACCTCGACGGCGCCGCCCTCGACAAGCTCAAGGCCTACTTCACCACCGGTGCGGTGCGCGTGCGCGCCGCCGCCGTGATCAGCTCCAACGCGACGACGATCATCAAAGAAGCGGCCGCCAAGGCGCTCATCTACTCCGACCTCACCCGCCCCGGCGGCAACATGTACACCACCCGCCGCTACGCCGCCTGCATCCGCGACATGGATTACTTCCTGCGCTACGCGACCTACGCGATGCTGGCCGGCGACCCGTCGATCCTCGACGAGCGGGTGCTCAACGGCCTCAAGGAGACCTACAACTCCCTGGGCGTGCCGATTGCCGCGACCGTGGGCGGCATCCAGGCGATGAAGGAAGTGGTGGGCGGCCTGGTCGGCCCCGATGCCGCCAAAGAAGCGAGCATCTACTTCGAC
- a CDS encoding phycobilisome rod-core linker polypeptide — protein MSIRGTSGSTVARPRLFRTVMTETINGINAEDRYPNSGEVSQLDQFFGDGQRRIAIVAKLTENAEMIVSRAANRIFVGGSPMAYSERQKAKAKSPLANDEFGNEPIVEDRGGFLESLKSIFSTRGGGGRASADFAVPPDFEPINIARYGPERMQKSIRDLDWFLRYTTYAILAGDPSILEANCLGLREILEKSCSISATIVALLEMRKNAARLFKDEADSKLVSSYISVVIRALDADRSDAPADIVRPSSEDRPGLTLPYIYKLSADSLTTFKMTAIYGADGRPKVNLSSDEKERVVRAAYRQVFERDLKAYGQSVSEAESKVKNGEISVREFVRRLGKSELYRREFYQPFINSRVLELAFKHFLGRAPESRAEVQKYFSIISSPIVRGQSSMPSGGLYALIDALIDSEEYTSIFGEDTVPYLRNLGVEAQPSWNWGAAYDLYNYAAPRRKVPQFITLFADYTQPLPNQHPYGAGNDPLEIQFGAIFKNSTINPAERAAPIGKDVKRILIRNGSPTSNERGNPTGMSEGATTLGPKIFKLTQNVGFRSKGMVQNAGVVTVEGSVQALITAAYQQIFGRQLYQGQRLKVAEIKLENGETTVKEFVRALGRSEIFRKLYWEPFYVCKAIEYIHRRLLGRPTYDRVENNRYFDIASKKGFYGVVDAMLNSNEYQEVFGEDVLPYERYLTPAGLSLRKGRFGSSDVLTTPGGITPRGDAARMMDKIQELGTPINERSIPEMYVNQGVPALKRQRKVFKQSQATDRESFDALVTAAYVQVFDKDIASYIRSEFSALESRLRNRETSVKEFVRLLGFSALYRKQFHDRYPNTKVVEFAFKHFLGRAVKNQAELIKYHGLLGRKGIKALIGALVDGEEYGRLYGEDTVPSWQFPTLPAANYPNSVELYNRFTRQDDSLVVPSFKPIRSKMDIASMPLVQAALKEQQATKTALDMSRPMFLELGRSFKGADGQSVEVGVGTLRRQLEHIYRIAPDATRSEKDVAINAIYRQVLDVFAGIPPSYLRLSEAESKLKNNEISVREFVRRLGRSENYRKRFFEPYSSPKVVELLTKHFLGRAPISQQEISTYVQILGTKGLAAAVDAIVESPEYLTIFNEDIVPYRRYPTLPAGNYRASVRVNDEELISQSWSSLSPTYTGYQYVTR, from the coding sequence ATGAGTATTCGGGGAACCAGTGGCAGTACTGTGGCGCGTCCGCGCTTGTTTCGGACGGTGATGACCGAGACGATCAACGGCATCAACGCCGAAGATCGCTATCCCAACTCCGGCGAAGTGTCCCAGCTCGATCAGTTTTTTGGCGACGGCCAGCGCCGCATCGCCATCGTGGCAAAGCTGACCGAGAATGCCGAGATGATTGTCTCGCGCGCCGCCAACCGCATCTTCGTGGGCGGCAGTCCGATGGCCTACTCCGAGCGTCAGAAGGCCAAGGCCAAGAGCCCCTTGGCCAACGACGAATTCGGCAACGAGCCGATTGTCGAGGACCGGGGCGGGTTTTTGGAGTCGCTCAAGTCGATTTTTTCGACCCGCGGCGGCGGTGGCCGGGCGAGCGCCGATTTTGCGGTGCCCCCCGACTTTGAACCGATCAACATCGCCCGCTACGGTCCGGAGCGGATGCAAAAATCGATCCGTGACCTCGACTGGTTCTTGCGCTATACGACCTACGCCATCCTGGCGGGGGATCCGAGCATTCTCGAAGCCAACTGCCTGGGTCTGCGCGAAATCCTCGAAAAGTCCTGCTCGATCAGCGCCACGATCGTCGCTCTGCTGGAGATGCGCAAGAACGCGGCGCGCCTATTTAAAGACGAAGCCGACAGCAAGCTGGTGTCTTCTTACATCAGTGTCGTCATCCGCGCCCTCGACGCCGACCGCTCCGACGCGCCCGCCGATATCGTGCGTCCCAGTTCGGAGGACCGGCCCGGCCTGACGCTGCCCTACATCTACAAGCTCTCGGCCGATTCGCTGACGACGTTCAAGATGACGGCCATCTACGGCGCCGACGGTCGGCCCAAGGTCAACCTTTCCTCCGACGAAAAAGAGCGCGTCGTGCGCGCCGCCTACCGCCAAGTCTTCGAGCGTGACCTCAAAGCTTACGGCCAGTCGGTCTCAGAAGCCGAATCGAAGGTCAAAAACGGTGAAATCTCGGTGCGCGAGTTTGTCCGCCGCCTGGGCAAATCCGAGTTGTACCGGCGGGAGTTCTACCAGCCGTTTATCAATTCGCGCGTGCTCGAGCTGGCCTTCAAGCACTTTTTGGGCCGCGCACCCGAGTCGCGCGCCGAGGTGCAAAAGTACTTTTCGATTATTTCAAGCCCGATCGTGCGCGGCCAGTCGTCGATGCCGAGCGGCGGTCTCTACGCGCTCATCGACGCGCTCATCGACTCCGAAGAGTACACCAGCATTTTCGGTGAAGACACGGTGCCCTACCTGCGGAATCTGGGGGTCGAAGCCCAGCCTTCCTGGAACTGGGGCGCGGCCTACGACCTGTACAACTACGCCGCTCCCCGGCGCAAGGTGCCGCAGTTTATCACCTTGTTCGCCGACTACACCCAGCCGCTGCCGAACCAACACCCCTACGGCGCCGGCAACGACCCGCTGGAGATCCAGTTCGGCGCCATCTTCAAAAATTCGACCATCAACCCCGCAGAGCGGGCTGCGCCCATCGGCAAGGACGTCAAGCGCATCTTGATTCGCAACGGCAGCCCGACTTCCAACGAGCGGGGCAATCCCACAGGCATGAGCGAAGGGGCGACGACGCTCGGACCTAAGATCTTCAAGCTCACCCAGAACGTCGGCTTCCGCTCGAAGGGCATGGTGCAGAATGCCGGGGTGGTGACGGTTGAGGGCAGCGTCCAGGCGCTGATCACCGCTGCCTACCAGCAGATCTTCGGCCGCCAGCTCTACCAGGGGCAGCGCTTGAAGGTGGCCGAGATCAAGCTCGAAAACGGTGAAACCACTGTTAAAGAGTTCGTGCGCGCCCTGGGCCGCTCGGAGATCTTCCGCAAGCTCTACTGGGAACCTTTTTACGTCTGCAAGGCGATCGAGTACATCCACCGGCGGCTTCTGGGCCGTCCGACCTACGACCGCGTCGAGAACAACCGCTACTTCGACATCGCCTCCAAAAAAGGCTTCTACGGTGTCGTCGATGCGATGCTCAACTCGAACGAGTACCAGGAGGTCTTTGGTGAAGATGTGCTCCCCTACGAGCGCTACTTGACCCCCGCCGGTCTGAGCCTGCGCAAAGGCCGCTTCGGTTCTTCCGATGTGCTCACCACCCCCGGTGGGATCACCCCCCGCGGCGACGCAGCGCGGATGATGGACAAGATCCAGGAACTGGGCACCCCCATCAACGAGCGCAGCATCCCTGAGATGTACGTCAACCAGGGGGTACCGGCCCTCAAGCGCCAGCGCAAGGTCTTCAAGCAGTCGCAGGCGACCGACCGCGAATCGTTCGACGCCCTGGTCACCGCCGCCTACGTGCAGGTCTTCGACAAGGACATCGCAAGTTATATCCGCAGCGAGTTCAGTGCCCTCGAAAGCCGCCTGCGCAACCGCGAGACCTCCGTCAAAGAGTTCGTGCGGCTATTGGGCTTCTCGGCTCTCTACCGCAAGCAATTCCACGACCGCTACCCCAACACCAAGGTGGTCGAGTTTGCCTTCAAGCACTTCTTGGGCCGCGCCGTCAAAAACCAGGCGGAGCTTATCAAGTACCACGGCTTGCTTGGCCGCAAGGGCATCAAGGCGCTAATAGGCGCCCTGGTCGACGGCGAGGAGTACGGCCGGCTCTACGGCGAGGACACGGTGCCCTCGTGGCAGTTTCCCACCCTGCCCGCCGCCAACTACCCCAACTCGGTGGAACTGTACAACCGGTTTACCCGCCAGGACGACAGCCTGGTGGTGCCGAGCTTCAAGCCGATTCGCTCCAAGATGGACATCGCCTCGATGCCGCTGGTCCAGGCGGCCCTCAAGGAGCAGCAGGCCACCAAGACCGCCCTCGACATGAGCAGGCCGATGTTCCTCGAACTCGGCCGCTCCTTCAAGGGTGCCGACGGCCAGTCGGTGGAGGTGGGTGTGGGCACCCTGCGCCGCCAACTGGAGCACATCTACCGGATTGCCCCCGACGCGACCCGCAGCGAAAAGGACGTGGCCATCAACGCCATCTATCGCCAGGTGCTCGATGTCTTCGCCGGTATCCCGCCCAGCTATTTGCGCCTGAGCGAAGCGGAGTCCAAGCTCAAGAACAACGAAATTTCGGTGCGCGAATTCGTCCGCCGATTGGGTCGTTCGGAGAACTATCGCAAACGGTTCTTCGAGCCCTATTCGAGCCCCAAAGTCGTCGAACTGCTCACCAAACACTTCCTGGGCCGTGCCCCAATCTCCCAGCAAGAAATCAGCACCTACGTGCAGATTCTCGGCACCAAGGGATTGGCAGCGGCGGTGGATGCCATCGTCGAGTCGCCCGAGTATCTGACGATCTTCAACGAAGATATCGTCCCCTACCGGCGCTACCCGACGCTGCCCGCGGGCAATTACCGTGCCAGCGTGCGCGTCAACGACGAGGAGTTGATCAGCCAGTCCTGGTCGAGCCTATCGCCGACCTACACGGGCTACCAGTACGTGACCCGATGA